The genomic interval ACATAATCCTGTAAACAAATCATCAACTAGAGCTATACTTCTACTTGGATCAATATACAAACAGGATTGTTTCCAGCCCTGTTGTGACCAATATTAGTGGTTTGCTTTATTTAAAGATAAATTACTTAAATATTACAATATAGATTTAGAGATCATCTAAATTACTTTTGATATATTCTTCTATATCTTTCCATGCATCTTCAGTCACAAAATATAACTGTGAAGCTGAGTAAATTCCACCATCTTTGGTTCGAAATTTAACCATCCACTGTAGATGTTCATTTCTTATATTTTCGTCTTTATAGTCATCAACATAATAGACAACTTCACCTAATTTAAATTCTCTTGCATACTTCCAATCAAATTCCATTTCATACTCACACGCTACAAAGTTTGAAATAATAATTATTGGGTAATTTTCTAATGATTCGGTTATTACACTCATAATTTTTCTCCTTATCTACCAAAATTATCCTCTCCATGATTAATCCTTCCAGTGTTGTATGTTGGATATTTTCTTACCCACACTATTTGACTAAAGAGCTAGTTAATGTTAATTTTTATTAAAAATTAATTTCTTATAATGTATATAAAACTTATTTATTATTGATATTTATAATTTCTTTTAATTCAGTATTCCAAAAGTGTTTACAATATCATAAATATTCTTTCCACTGTTATTTTTCTCATGTAATTCAGGGTTAAATCTCATACAAAACAATAAAAAATCTTTAAATATAGAAGTATTATTTTTTTTCCTTGCAGCCATTTGACAAAAATATAATACAAATGATAAAACTAAAAACTCTGTAATAATGACATTTCTAAATATTTCGATATTGTTATCCATATTCCCTTACTTATAAGCCAATAATAATCATATCCTATATATACCAAAATTAATTCTAGATGAAATTGAAGCAACTGAAGCACCACCTAGCCAAAAACAATAATTTAAATAATATCATCTTTTAATCTATCAGTTCTAGCACAAAATCCCCCAGGTTAAATATCTTGCGACTTATAAATATGCATCATATATATATGATATCATAGATTTCAATAATCTCAAATATTGTTTGCTCTTTATATTCACACTCAAATTCTTTTAACCTTTCACTTTTTTCAGATTTAAAATTTTCTTGAATATTTTCCATATCAAAAATAGGTTTAATAATTTCTACTTCTTTTTCACATATAATCCATGTCTATTAGAAGTAATATTTACCTTTTTTATCATGATTTAGATTAAATATTAATAACTTATAATAGGAATTTATTCAAGGAGGAAATAAATGGAATTAAATATAGAATCGATACGTAAAGAGATCATTGGTTCTCATACCTTCTTTAATACACCTTATGGAAAAAGGCTTATAACTTATGCTGATTATACAGCGTCCGGTAGAACGTTAACCTTTATTGAAAATTATTTAATTAAACTACAAGAAGTATATGCAAATACCCATACAACCGATAGTTTTACCGGAAAAACAATGACAGGTATTTTACATAAAGCTGAAAAAAACATAAAAAAATATTTAGGAGCTAATGAAAACAATTATATTATTCCAACTGGAACTGGAGCAACAGGAGCAATTGTAAAATTGAGTGAAATATTAGGGTTATATTTAACTCCAGGTTTGAAAATGAATATTGATTATATGCGTAAAAGAATCATACATAAAGAAAGGTATAACCAAGAAATAATTAAAGATATATTTAAACATATGAGTGAAACAAAACCTATTATCTTTGTTAGTTCATTTGAACATCATTCTAATTATTTAATATGGAAAGAAAGCTTCGCAGAAGTCATTGAAATCAGTTTGACCTCGAGTGGTAAGTTTGACTACCTGGACTTAGAAAATAAATGTGATCTTTATAAAGATAGAATTAAAATCGGTTCTTTTTCAGCTGCTTCTAATATTACTGGAATGAAAAATGATGTTTACCTTTTAGCTAAAATCATGCATAAACATCATGGACTCGCTTTTTTTGATTTTGCTGCTAGTGGACCTTATGTAGAAATTAATATGAATAAAGATGAAAACTGTTATTTTGATGCCATCTTTTTATCACCACATAAATTTGTTGGTGGTCCTGGTTCAGCAGGTATTCTTGTCATAAATAAAAATCTATATAGTATACTCTATCCACCTACTGTTGCTGGTGGAGGAACTGTTAGTTTTGTTAGTCCTTATTGTTATGAATTTACAAAAGATGTTGAAGCAAGAGAAAATGCAGGTACACCAGGCATTTTACAAGTGATTAAAGCAGCACTTGCTTTAGAATTTAAACAAAAAATAGGAATTAAAAAAATAGTTCAAATTGAAGAAAATATGATTAAAAAAGCAATCAATGAATTAAAAAATGAACCTAATATAGAAATATTAGGTTCATTAGATCCAGAAAAAAGAGTTAGTATTTTATCATTTATCATAAATCAAAATGATAAATACTTACATTATAAACTAATCGCAAAATTACTAAATGATTTGTTTGGGATACAATCAAGAGCGGGATGTGCTTGTGCAGGACCTTATGCTCACAGATTATTAGGAATTGATGAAGCTGAATCAACATTAATCAAAGAAATTGTTGATGAAGGAATGGAATCCTTAAAACCAGGTTTTGTACGTGTTAATTTTCATTATTTAATGTCAGATGAAGAAGTAGAATTTGTTATAAATGCGATTAAGTTCATCGCACATTATGGTTATTTATTTTTAACACAGTACAAAATGGAAATAAAATCTGGTAATTGGAGTCATAACTATTTAAATGAATACAACTCTATAGTAGATTCATTTGGACTATATGAAAGTTTTAATATTAGTGAACCACAGAATATTTTAATAAATAAAAAATCAGAATTTAATAAATATTTCGATGAAGCAAATAAGACAGTTGAAAATCTTAAAAGAGAATTTCAACCAAACTATAAACAATTTCAGAATAAAAAATATGAAGATTTTAGATGGTTTAATTTTATTCATCATATAAATGATTAACTTTTTCCTTCAAGTCTGTCTTTTCTCGTATCATAAAATAATATATATAATCAAGTAATTGACCTTTCAATATTAGTCATTTATAATAAAATAATACTTATAAATATAAAAATATTATAAAAACCTATTGACTCTTTCCTTAGGGAATACTATATACTTTATTTTGTTTGATAGGAGGAATAGAATGGAAAAACTAAAGAAAATAGGATATTTGTGTTCAGTTTATAACATCACACCAAAGACAATCAGGTTTTATGAAGAAAAAGGACTTATACAAAGTAAAAGAGATCCACAAAGTGGTTATCGATTATTTAACCTTGAGTCAGAAAATAGGTTGAAGCTAATACTGTTACTACGTGAACTCGATGTAACCATTAAAGAAGTACACCAAATACTTAAATATAATTCAGTTCAAAAGACTGTAGAAGTTCTCAATAACAAACTATCTGAAATTGATTCAAATATAATAAATTATAATAAACTAAAAGACAAAGTTCAATTTATTATAGATGCATCATTATCTTTTCAATCAAATATTTTAACAGAATTTGAGAAAAATAGTTTTTTATCTTCCTATTCAAACAAAAATAATAAAAATAAAGGGAGAGAGAAAATGAATCAAAATCAACTTAACAACTTAACTGCCAACGATGTGAAAATCATTAAGTTAAACAAGTCAACTGTAGCATACGTTAACTCAGGACTTGTAATACAACCTGAGGGAAAAGCAGTTACTGAATTAATGAATTGGATTAGAAAAACAAAGTTATATGAAAATTCAAATATTCGTATATTTGGTTATGACAATCCATCACCACAAACCAATGACTTTGACAATGAAGAATATGGTTATGAGATATGTGTTACCTTGCCTGATGGTTTTGATAATACAGAAGGTATAGCTACAAAAGAATTTGAAGGAGGATTATTTGCTACTGTATCATTCTCTTTTGCATCAGGAACCGATACAATCCCAAAAAGATGGAATCAACTGGTAGAATGGGTAAAAAAAAGTGATTACACATTTAGAGATGCACAATACTTCGAAGAATATCTCTGTAGATTTGATGAAGACGGTAATGATGAATACGATAACTTAGAGTTCTATTTACCTATTATGAAAAAATAAATAATTATTTCTCAAATAATGCAAACAAGTATAACAATTTGAAATTTTTAGGCCAAAGCAGTTTTGCTTTGACTTTTTTCTTTTTATACAAATATGATAAGAATATTTTAAATTATCTTTTAAATTTACTATTTAATAAAATCATTTTAAAATTACCCTAATATGTCTAATAAACAGAACTACCTTGTTTTCCATAATGCCATCGGATGATTCTTTATTCTACAAAGGACATCCGAATGTTCAAAAAGCAGTTCCGGTACGTACTTGTTATTTTCAAATTGTTCTAAAAATTCTCCCTCTGAATTTGTTAATACCATTAAATCTTTAATGAATTGTTTTACAACCTTTTTTACTATATCTAAATCAAATTGATCTTTTCTTCTAATAACAGGTAATAAGTCTGTTTTAATTTTATATTTACTTATAGAATCTATAGCTTTGGTATCAAAAGTCTTATTAATCTTCTTTGCTGAAATTGCTGCATAAAAAACCACACACTTTCTCAACAATACCTCTTCACTTTCATCAAACAAACCAAATTTAATCATATTTCCAACATCATATAAATCTCGAGCAGCAGCTCTGCTTAACAAAGCATTAATCTTACTACCAAATATCTCGATGGCAGCTAAAGATTTCACTTTATATTCACTAGAAAAATGCTGTGTCACGATAGGTCGTTCTTCTACTGGAAGTACATGGGCTCTTAATGAATAGTTGATTTCTATTTTTATATTGTCCTTATTGCCTATCAAGTTTATATACTCATAGACCCAGGAATCTAAACTATGTGGAGTCTTCGTTTTTAAACTTTTTGTATATCCTTGAGAAGTCATATATCTGTCGATAACAGAATTAATGGCTTTTCTGTTTTCTAACATGACATCTTTACTGTCTAATTTTATGTAATCTAAATCTATATCTACAGATAACCGTGGTAGATTAAAAATCGTTAGATTGATAGCTGTTCCCCCTTTTAAAGCGAGGCTATCTTTAAGTAAAGGATTTGTGTTAAAATACTCTAAAATATCTGCTAACCGGGTCACTTTTTCTAAAGTATCTCGTATGAATCCTAATTCTTTTGCTTTTTTTCCCATGTACAGGATGTCATAACTAGACAAGTTCATCACCACCTTGATCCATAAATTCAAATAATCCTTCTGGTAACACTAACTTCCATTCACTATTATAATAACCAGCGTTTGTATATTCCTTTAATAAATATCTAGTGCTATTCCCTATTTTACTTCTACAATATTGAATAAAATCTTCAGACAATTGCACATCGAGCATGTAATTTTCTAAAAGAAAACCTGTTTTCTGGTATAGAGCTTGTATAGTATAACACCCAAGATAAGTTTTTAATTTATCTTCATCTAAATACTGTACTCTTTCAAGACATTTCAAAAGTTCTTCGAAACCACCTATTTTTTGAAAATCCTTTATATTATCTATAACAGTTCGCTCCAAATCTGTTACTCGGATTCCTTCGGTATTCTTAGGCTTAATGACCCCTGAGTTTATTTTTGAAGCCACATACTTATAACTCACACCTTCAAATTCAAAATCTCTAAATCGAGTCTCAGAAGATATATATACTTCATAGTAAACTTGATTTGCTAGACCAAAATATTCAAAGGCAGTATGATGAGAAATGTAAGCGGATGGGGTTATTGCGCATGCTATTTGATATCTTGATGCGATTACCTGATTTGTCGCAGGATTCACACATGAATAAACATTGTTTCTTATCTTTTTAACTAACCCTTTCCTCATTAAACGTCCAAGAAGGGAATACGCAGTTTTCTTATTATTTGTTAATTGTTCAACATTAGCAAGAGAAAATACGCTTAGTTTAGCTAATTCAGTATAACCAGTCAACTTAGTCACCTCGTATAATGTAATTACAGTCATAATTTGCTGTAACTACATTTTTTATATTATAATTATATTTAATAACTAGTAGACTATTTTCTGTCACCTTACAGCTTATAAGACTGTTTTAGTGAGTTTATAGCTACAGCTTTATTTAATATGTTAATTAGTTAGTTACAGCGAATAGACTGTTTATCAATAGCGAGGTTACATTTATAAAGTTTGTAGTGACACGCTACTAGTAATAGCTATTTATATGGGAGGATTTATATATCATGATTTATGTAGGTATTGATGTTGCTTCGAAAAAACATGATTGCTTTATTACTGATCACAACGGAGTAGTTCCCTGTGATGTATTTACGATTACTAATGATATTGAGGGTTTTAAAAAACTCTCTAAAGTTATTAATGACTTTAAAGAGTTAGTTAATGATAATTATGTGCGTATAGGATTAGAGTCTACAGGGCATTATTCTAAGAACATACTGAATTATCTTTTTGACCAACAATTTGATGTTTACTTATTTAATCCACTTTTAACCAGTATGGCTAAGAAAGCTTCATCTGTTCGTAAAACTAAAACAGATAAAACCGATGCAAAAGCCATCTGTAAATTTCTACAAGGAAATTGGAAAGACTTCCAACCCTATACAAGAAAATTATACCATGCCGAAGAACTAAAGTCATTAACACGTCACAGAATTAGATTAACTAAAGAGATTTCTCAAACTAAAATTCAATTATCTAATCTAATTGACTATGCTTTTCCAGAATATAAAACTGTATTTAGTAACTTATATATAAATTGTTCATTAGAATTATTAAAAACCTACTCTATTCCTTCTGTAATCAAAAACACACGTATAGATGCGTTATCTAATCTTCTTAAAAAGCATTCTAAGGGCCATCACTATTTAACCACTGCGAAATTAATTAAACAATTAGCGAAAGAATCTATTGGCGATGATGCTTCATATTATGCTTTTGAAATCCGATTAATTGTTGAGAAAATTCAGTTTTTAAATTCACAACTAGATCAATACGATAACTACATAAAAGAAATAATGGATAAACACTTTTCTATAATTCTTTCTATTCCTGGCGTTGGATATACAACAGGAGCAATATTAATTGCCGGTATTGGCGATATTTCATTATTTTCTAGTGAAGATAAACTAGTTGCTTTTATTGGTGCTGAACCATCTATTTATCAATCTGGTGAATTTGAATCTAGTAATTCGAAAATGTCAAAACGAGGCTCAAAATACATGCGTTATGCAATACATCATGTATCTAATAGAATCATTCATTCAGATGAAAAATTCTCTAAATATTATCAAAAAAAGATTAATGAAGGTAAACACCATTTTGTTGCATTAAGCCATGTAGGAAAGAAAGTTATAAGAACCATATATTCTATATTGAAATATAATACAGCTTATGTAACTAAACATTAACATATTAAATTATCAAAGATCTAAAACTCAAAGTTCCTTGAGTTCTTTTTAGCATACTTATTTATTTAGAAAATATTTTTTAAAATTTTTATTAAAAAACACTTGCATTCTAAATAGTTAGCTCACTTTAATATTTGCTAATAATTCTTCACAAACAAAGAATTATGTACTAATTATAAAGTAATAATCTCTATTAATATTCTTAATTAGTCATTTTATATTTATTTTTCTTTAATATTATCACGTTTTTCTTTAAATGTGAAGTATTTCGTTCAATTTTTAAAGATAATACAGAAAAATATAGTTTACCAAAGATTGCTGAAATATAATTATGAAAATTTAATACATATCCTTATTAGATTCAAATAACTAACATCAATTTTCATTATATAGTCACAAAAAACATTTATATAAATATAAAAAAACCTAGAATAAAAATATTCTAGGAAATATTTAGATTTGTCCTAATTAATTGTCAACAAAGAATATAATAAGGTTTTTATTCTGTAAATAACTAAATCTTAATAGTTGTGTTATTAAGAAATTGCCTTATACTTAATAAAAAATAAATTAAGCACCTTTAAATCTTTTTTAGTTTAAAATTGTTATTTTATTTAATAGGCTTTTAGGCAATGAATTAAAATTATCATATTCAATTAAAACACTGGTTGATGGACCAGCGCTTTTATATAAATCAATTGTATCTGAAGTAAATGATTTATCAAATATTCTTTTCCCTTTTTCATATATTCCCTTTGAACCAATACAAACAACTTTAGAAATATTAGAATTGTTAACTAATTGTTTAAATTCTTTTAAAGTAATCACTTGGTGAGGATTATCAATTAGTTCATTTCCAATAAGAGGATATCCCACAACTGCATAATTATTATATCTTGGTCTTTCCTTATCTAGTTTTTCTCCGATAACAGTGACACTAAATGCAGATTGATTCATAGTAAAATTAGTTTCTGTACTACTAATATATGGGATGTTAATTTCAAGTTCTTCTAGTACTTTATTTATTCCACTTACTAATTTATGATGATTTTCATCACCACAAAAATTAGTAAATACTAAGGCTTTAAGAGTTGTATTTTGACTCATATTTTCCATTACCGCATTTCTAACTGTATAATAGGATAATAATTCACAAGAAACTTTAACTTGATCATCCTTTTTCTCACCAATACTACCTGCGTTGTCTACTGTCACTATTAAGTTGCTTGTATCTTTAAGTTCTAAATAATCTTTCATAATATCTTCACTTCGATTCTGTAATATTCTTTAGTTATATAGTTAGTAATAAGTTTATATACTTACCACAAAGGTAAAAAATCATATATTAAAACACCCAAGAATAAGAGCACTTCTGTAATTTCAATGTAAGCTCCAATAATATCACCAGTGATTCCACCAAACTGTTTTAAAGCAAATTTTCTATAAATGAACAGATATATAAGAGCGATTAAAATCATAAATATTGTTATGTATATCTGGTTTATAATAAACCCAAAAGTAACTACTAGGATAAAGTAAAGGATAAAATACACTTGATATTTTTTATTAAGTTTTCCATACATTGAAGCTAATGAATCTTCTTTTGCGAATTTTGTGTTTAATAGTAAAATTGATTGAAATAATCTTGATATAATTGGAATTAATAATATTACAAGTGTTAGTTTATTTTGAATTATTATTTCATTAATGATTACTAATTTACTACAAAGTAATACAAACAAATAGACAGCAGCAAAAGCACCAATATTTGAATCTTTCATTATAAGTAATTTTTTTGGTATATCTCTTCTACTAAAATGAGCATCACATGTATCCATGAATGCATCTAAATGTAATCCCCCTGTAATAAATATGAAAAATACTACAATTAGCATTGAACCAAATAGAGATGAAAAATTTAAATAATCTATTAACAAAATAACAACATATAAAAATAATGCTATTACAACACCAATTAAAGGGATAAATATAGGCATATACTTGTTGTCTTCTTCATTCCATTCTATAAAAGGAACTCTTATTGTAGTAAAAAAGCCAACTGTCATAATAAATCTCTTGAATAGTTTCTTCATAAGCATCTTCCTTTCCACTTCTACCTCACTAAACATAATCTGTTTCTTTAATCTAGTACTTAATATTTCCTTCTAACAAAACAATAAAATTAATACTCCTCATACGAATCAGAAAAAATATTTTTAATTCTTTCATAAACAAGTATCCCAACAAGGATGTTTAAAGTACTAGCTATTGCAATTGGAATAAACGTCGCTATAACTGCTTCTGTTGGTAATAGTAATAATAAAAATGGAGCAGCAAGGAATGTATTTAATAAAACGCCTACAATAAATCCAATCATCTTACTTTTCTTATAGAGAAATCCAAACATATAACAACTACCAAACATTGACGTTGCGATAATAAAATGAATTAATATTCCAAATGGAAACCCTGAAGAATAAGCGGTTGCCAAATGTCCAATAAAACCAATAATCCCCCCAATAAAAGGCACAAATAGGACAGCTGCTAAATAACCAGGTACAGCGTCAAACGATGCTGTTGCAACACCTAATGGTAGTTTTACTAGTGATAGAGGAACACTTAATGCAATTAGTACCGCAATAATAGTTATTTTTTTTGTGTAATTCATAATCTTCTCCTTTATATTTTTTATATTCTTTTAATCAATCTTATGTATTTGAATAAGATTGATTAATAAACTAAAAGTTCAAATAAACTATTTTTTTCATTGAAAGATCTCGTAACCAATAAATTTACCACCTTCATATTCTAATACATAACCTAAACCGTTTGGTATTTCCCATTCAAAGAAGTTTCTAGATTCATCAATCAGTGTTGACATGATGACTCTTATTACACCACCATGAGTCATAAATAATGAATCACTTTTTAATGTTTTTACATAATCTAAGAAGTTTGTGATAACTCTTTTCTTAAAATCTTGATAATTCTCACCATTTATAGGCGTTATATTAAAATGATCATTAATCCAAGATAAGTAATTTTTATTATGCTTAAGATCTTGATAGGTTAATCCTTCAAAATCTCCAAAATTTATTTCATCTAAAAAGGGTAATAACTCTTTGATATTAACATTTTTACCATATATCACTTCTAGTGTTTGCTTAGTCCTATTTAATGAAGAAGCATATAAATCAATATTTTCAGGATAATTAGTATATTTTTTTACTTCTAATATTTCAGATATCCCCTTTTCTGATATATCAATTTCATTTTTACCAGTGTATCTTTTTTCTTCATTTGCTTTTGTTTTGGCATGTCTAAGTAGGTAAATTTTCATCATTAACTCCTTTAGTTATTTAATAACTATTTTACTAATGCTAATCAATTTAAAATGTTTTTTTTAATGTTTACATCAAGCAATTTAAACAAATAAAAAAAGTCATACCCCAAGGAATATGACTTACATACTAAAGTTACCAAGCAAAAAAAACTTGTTTATTATAAATCTCATTACCCAGGAGAATAATTTGTGTAGTGGTAGGTCTACCGGCTTAACTTCATCCTACTTTGCGCCTTCCCGATTTCTCAGTGACTAAATGCATTTCGTCTGTATCACGGTTGCTGGGACAGCTTGAGCTTCAAACTCAATTCCCTGTTATGTCCTTAGGACACCATTACATATATTCAGTTGATTAAATCTTATCATTACTAATAAAAATAGTCAATAACATGTTACCTTATATTGTACTTTTTTACAATTGTCTTTTACTCTTTCTCAACAAAGAAAAGAGTACATTTATTATCAAAATGTACTCTTTAATATTATTCTCACATAATTATTTACCTAAGATATCTTGAAGGTTATAGAAGTCACCTAAATATTTTTCTATAGATAATTTATATCTATCTTGCATTGATAAACAAGTGTGCGAGCAACAAAAAAAATTCTTCTTAATCATTTGTATTTGCTTGTATAGAATTAATAATTCTTTTTATAATAACCAAATTTTAAATAACTCTAACATTAAATTATTTAATTTAAAACATGAACCTAATATGGAAATATTAGGTTCATAATTCTTAAAAAATTATTTATATGATTTTACTAAAATACTTTCTAATTCTTTAATTAATGGGTAGCGAGGATTAGTTGTTGTACATTGATCCTCAAAAGCATTTGTTGCTACTGCTTTTACCTTAGACATATATAGTTTTTCATCAATACCACATTCACTAATAGTAGCTGGACTGTTAATTGATTTTTTAAGATCATTTACCGCTTTAATTAAACTATCAACACCTTCTTGTGTTCTTTTTGCAGGTAATCCTAAATATTTAGCAATTTGACAGTATTTCTTATCAGCAATAAATTTTTCATATTTAGGGAAAGTAGTAAATTTAGTTGGTTTCTGAGAGTTATACTTAATAACCTCTGGAAGTATTATCGCATTAGCACGACCATGAGGGATATGGAATTCTCCACCAAGTTTATGTGCTAATGAATGGTTTACTCCTAAGAATGCATTTGTAAATGCCATTCCAGCGATCGCTGATGCATTATGCATTTTTTCTCTCGCTTCAGCATCATTTAATCCATTATTATAGGCTCTTGGTAAATACTTGAAGACTAATTCAATTGCTTTTATAGCTAATGCATCTGTATAATCACTTGCTAAGATTGAAACATAAGCTTCAATAGCATGAGTTAATACATCAAGTCCTGTATCAGCTGTAATATCTTTTGGCATCGTCATACAGAACTGAGGGTCAATAATCGCTACATCCGGTGTTAATTCATAATCAGCTAGTGGGTATTTAATATTTCCATTTTCCTTATCTGTAATAACACTAAATGCAGTAACTTCGCTTCCTGTTCCTGAAGTTGTAGGAATTGCTACAAATTTTGCTTTTTTACCTAATTTTGGATAAGGGAATGAACGTTTTCTTATATCTAAGAACTTAAGTTTTAATCCACCAAATGATGTTTCTGGATGTTCAAAGAATAACCACATTCCTTTCGCAGCATCAATCGCTGAACCTCCACCCATCGCTAAAATACAGTCAGGATTGAAACGTTTCATTTCTTCTACACCATTTCTAATGGTTTTAAAACTTGGATCTGGTTCAACATTTGAGAATACTTCGATAGCAACACTTGAATGTCTTTTTCTTAAGTAATATAAAGCTTTTTCAACGTATCCTAGTTTCACCATTACTTCATCT from Mycoplasmatota bacterium carries:
- a CDS encoding GyrI-like domain-containing protein; translation: MEKLKKIGYLCSVYNITPKTIRFYEEKGLIQSKRDPQSGYRLFNLESENRLKLILLLRELDVTIKEVHQILKYNSVQKTVEVLNNKLSEIDSNIINYNKLKDKVQFIIDASLSFQSNILTEFEKNSFLSSYSNKNNKNKGREKMNQNQLNNLTANDVKIIKLNKSTVAYVNSGLVIQPEGKAVTELMNWIRKTKLYENSNIRIFGYDNPSPQTNDFDNEEYGYEICVTLPDGFDNTEGIATKEFEGGLFATVSFSFASGTDTIPKRWNQLVEWVKKSDYTFRDAQYFEEYLCRFDEDGNDEYDNLEFYLPIMKK
- the cobS gene encoding adenosylcobinamide-GDP ribazoletransferase; this translates as MKKLFKRFIMTVGFFTTIRVPFIEWNEEDNKYMPIFIPLIGVVIALFLYVVILLIDYLNFSSLFGSMLIVVFFIFITGGLHLDAFMDTCDAHFSRRDIPKKLLIMKDSNIGAFAAVYLFVLLCSKLVIINEIIIQNKLTLVILLIPIISRLFQSILLLNTKFAKEDSLASMYGKLNKKYQVYFILYFILVVTFGFIINQIYITIFMILIALIYLFIYRKFALKQFGGITGDIIGAYIEITEVLLFLGVLIYDFLPLW
- a CDS encoding histidine phosphatase family protein, whose translation is MKIYLLRHAKTKANEEKRYTGKNEIDISEKGISEILEVKKYTNYPENIDLYASSLNRTKQTLEVIYGKNVNIKELLPFLDEINFGDFEGLTYQDLKHNKNYLSWINDHFNITPINGENYQDFKKRVITNFLDYVKTLKSDSLFMTHGGVIRVIMSTLIDESRNFFEWEIPNGLGYVLEYEGGKFIGYEIFQ
- a CDS encoding ATP-binding protein, which produces MKDYLELKDTSNLIVTVDNAGSIGEKKDDQVKVSCELLSYYTVRNAVMENMSQNTTLKALVFTNFCGDENHHKLVSGINKVLEELEINIPYISSTETNFTMNQSAFSVTVIGEKLDKERPRYNNYAVVGYPLIGNELIDNPHQVITLKEFKQLVNNSNISKVVCIGSKGIYEKGKRIFDKSFTSDTIDLYKSAGPSTSVLIEYDNFNSLPKSLLNKITILN
- a CDS encoding aminotransferase class V-fold PLP-dependent enzyme codes for the protein MELNIESIRKEIIGSHTFFNTPYGKRLITYADYTASGRTLTFIENYLIKLQEVYANTHTTDSFTGKTMTGILHKAEKNIKKYLGANENNYIIPTGTGATGAIVKLSEILGLYLTPGLKMNIDYMRKRIIHKERYNQEIIKDIFKHMSETKPIIFVSSFEHHSNYLIWKESFAEVIEISLTSSGKFDYLDLENKCDLYKDRIKIGSFSAASNITGMKNDVYLLAKIMHKHHGLAFFDFAASGPYVEINMNKDENCYFDAIFLSPHKFVGGPGSAGILVINKNLYSILYPPTVAGGGTVSFVSPYCYEFTKDVEARENAGTPGILQVIKAALALEFKQKIGIKKIVQIEENMIKKAINELKNEPNIEILGSLDPEKRVSILSFIINQNDKYLHYKLIAKLLNDLFGIQSRAGCACAGPYAHRLLGIDEAESTLIKEIVDEGMESLKPGFVRVNFHYLMSDEEVEFVINAIKFIAHYGYLFLTQYKMEIKSGNWSHNYLNEYNSIVDSFGLYESFNISEPQNILINKKSEFNKYFDEANKTVENLKREFQPNYKQFQNKKYEDFRWFNFIHHIND
- a CDS encoding nucleotidyl transferase AbiEii/AbiGii toxin family protein, encoding MNLSSYDILYMGKKAKELGFIRDTLEKVTRLADILEYFNTNPLLKDSLALKGGTAINLTIFNLPRLSVDIDLDYIKLDSKDVMLENRKAINSVIDRYMTSQGYTKSLKTKTPHSLDSWVYEYINLIGNKDNIKIEINYSLRAHVLPVEERPIVTQHFSSEYKVKSLAAIEIFGSKINALLSRAAARDLYDVGNMIKFGLFDESEEVLLRKCVVFYAAISAKKINKTFDTKAIDSISKYKIKTDLLPVIRRKDQFDLDIVKKVVKQFIKDLMVLTNSEGEFLEQFENNKYVPELLFEHSDVLCRIKNHPMALWKTR
- a CDS encoding IS110 family transposase, producing the protein MIYVGIDVASKKHDCFITDHNGVVPCDVFTITNDIEGFKKLSKVINDFKELVNDNYVRIGLESTGHYSKNILNYLFDQQFDVYLFNPLLTSMAKKASSVRKTKTDKTDAKAICKFLQGNWKDFQPYTRKLYHAEELKSLTRHRIRLTKEISQTKIQLSNLIDYAFPEYKTVFSNLYINCSLELLKTYSIPSVIKNTRIDALSNLLKKHSKGHHYLTTAKLIKQLAKESIGDDASYYAFEIRLIVEKIQFLNSQLDQYDNYIKEIMDKHFSIILSIPGVGYTTGAILIAGIGDISLFSSEDKLVAFIGAEPSIYQSGEFESSNSKMSKRGSKYMRYAIHHVSNRIIHSDEKFSKYYQKKINEGKHHFVALSHVGKKVIRTIYSILKYNTAYVTKH
- a CDS encoding ECF transporter S component, which translates into the protein MNYTKKITIIAVLIALSVPLSLVKLPLGVATASFDAVPGYLAAVLFVPFIGGIIGFIGHLATAYSSGFPFGILIHFIIATSMFGSCYMFGFLYKKSKMIGFIVGVLLNTFLAAPFLLLLLPTEAVIATFIPIAIASTLNILVGILVYERIKNIFSDSYEEY